ATAGGCAACACCTTTTTTATCCATTAACTCGATAGCTAATGGATGTGGTCTATAGTTAGCTTTATATGTAATTTTCTTGATTCCAGCTTGTAAGAGAGCCTTGGTACAATTGAGGCAGGGAAAATGTGTTACATAAATTTCTGTTCCATCCGTAGAAATGCCTTCTTTAGCACATTGGATTAAAGCATTCATTTCAGCGTGGACCGTTCTAATACAATGTCCTTCTTCCATGTAATGGCCTGCTTCATTACAATTATCAGTATCTGAAACTCCTCCATTATAGCCTGTTGCAATGATACGATTATTCTTAACTAGAACAGCACCAACAAAGGCTCTATCACAAGTTGAACGTTTTGAGATGAGCTCTGCATTAGCCATAAAATAATCTTGCCACGATAGACGTTTAGACATCTTTTTCTCCTTTATCCTTGCTATTTGATGACGATTAGTTCTTTTGGAGCAAGTGTTAGAATTTCACAACCGTCTTCAGTTACCAATAAATCATCTTCTATTCTAACACCAAATTGATTGTCCAGATATATACCAGGTTCATCGGTAATTACCATATTAGCTTCAAGTTTGTTATCAGGTTTGTTAAAATAAGGTTCCTCATGAATATCAAGACCAATTCCGTGACCAATCCCATGTGTGAAATACTGACCATAACCAGCATCAGTAATCACCTTTCGAGGAATAGCATCGTAATTTTTAAAAGACAAACCTGCTTTTGTCTTTTCAATCAGTGCTTGATTGGCATTTAAAGTAATTTGATAAATTTCACGTTCCTTATCCGTTACATTACCAATGTGAATGGTTCTTGTCATATCACTAACATAATGCTTGTAATAACAACCGAAGTCTAGAGTTAATGTCTCTCCTGACGCAATCACTTTTTGACTAGCAACGCCATGAGGCATAGCAGAACGAAATCCTGATGCAGAAATCGTCTCAAAGGAAATCCCTGATGCTCCATACTCACGCATTCGAAAATCTAAAAAGTTAGCCACTTGTAACTCAGTTGTCTGACCTGGCTTGATAAAATCAAGAACATCAATAAAGGCTTTATCGGATATTTGACAAGCTTGTTTAATTGTTTCTATCTCTTCTTTATCTTTAATCACACGTAATTCTTCTACAAAGTTAGTCTGAGGTAACCAGTGAATGGTTGAGTCCAATTGTTTCAATTGTTCAAAAAAAGCATATGAAACCTGACTATCAAAACCAATCCTATTAAGGTGATCATTATTGATGATCTTAATGACTTCAGCCAAAGCTTGACGCGTTTCAATAATCTCAAAATCCTTAACCACTTCTTTAGCAATCAATGTATAACGAGCATCTGTCATAAAAATACGTCTGTTTTGAGAAATAAAAACAGTGCTTTCTGTCCCCCAAAATCCAGTCAGATAATAAATATTGTTTTGACCAGTCACCAAAAAAGCATCTAAATCTGAATGGCTTAACTTTTTTTCAAAACGACTCACTCTAGAATTCATGATTACCTCCGTATTTGTCTTTATTAATTAACTTATTTTACCAAAAAACTTCCATTATCTTCAATAAAATAGTGGAAGTTTTAGGTATTCTACATTACTTATTATTCAGCTTCTTGGTATTTAAAAGCAATATGAGTTTGATAAAGGTTAACCATTTTATCAAATACGACGTAAGAAACAATTGCTGAAACTGTAGGGATAACTAACCAAGCTAATAGTGTCTCAACTAATGAATTTCCAGCTTTAAGTCCTGCTAAAGGTCCTACCATACCGACAAGTCCAAATCCTGCAGAAGCTGGGGTTCCTGTAATATGAAAAATTGGCACAGACAAACTTGAAACCATTGCCGTTGTTAAAATTGGGCAGAGAATAATCGGGTATTTGAAGAGATTTGGCATCATCATCTTCATAGATCCCATTGCAATCCCAAGTGTCACACCTGAATTATTCGTTTTCCATGAATGAACGATAAGTACTAAAGTTGTACTTGCTACACCCATTGTTGAAGCACCTGCTGCGAGTCCAAAAAGTCCTACCGCAATCCCTAATGACACCGTAGATACAGGAGTAATAATCAGTACCGCGAACATACAAGTAATAAGCATACTCATAAGGAAAGGTTGAAGCGTTGTGAAATAATTAATGATATCGCCAATAGCAAGCGTAATAAAACTAACACTTGGAAGGGTATAAAGTCCAATAAGTCCAGCCAAACTACCAATAACAAGCGGTATCAAAACCAATTCTGCAGAACCAAAACGTTTTTTTACCCATTTGATCATTAAAATTGCTACCGTAGCTGTTAACATGGTATTAGTGATATTTCCTTGTCCATTACCAATCAACAAAGTAGCTGCTTTCCCTGCCTTATCAAAATAAGTTTGACTGTTTCGGGTAATAACACCAGAGCCAACAAATGCTGCTCCAGCAACAGTCATACTCCGAAGCGAATCTAATTTAAATTGGTGCGAAATGATGGCACCAATAATCAGAGGCGTTGCTAGTTGAAAGATTTTGACAACAGTGATTAAGTTAGTTCCTAAGGTAAATCCAGGAAAGTATTGCAAAATAGTTGCTAAGATGGCATTTGGAATTAATCCAATAATAATCCCAAGTGCTGTACCATTTAAGACTCTAAAAAAGAAAGCCTTGGGTGAAACATGGGAAAATTGTGCATCCATTTGCATACCTCCTAAAAGCCCCATTTACTGGGATGTTCTTTCCATTATAACAAGTCAAATTCTAATGTCAATACAATTTTGAAAATTTTCTGATTTTTCCACTAATTTAATTGACACTAACATAAGCCATTATGCAAATAGAAACACCAAGCTTTATAATAAGCTTGGTGTTTTTATAGTTTCATTTTTAGATAGTGACCCGTAAAACTATCAGGATTTTTAGCAACTTCTTCTGGTGTTCCAGTGGCGATAATAGTTCCACCACCAACACCACCTTCAGGTCCTAAATCAATGATATGATCTGCCGATTTGATGACATCTAAATTATGTTCAATGACTAAGACAGTATTGCCATCATCAACAAAGCGCTCCAGAACTTTTAATAATCTCGCTATATCATCTGTATGGAGTCCAGTTGTCGGTTCATCTAAAATGTAAAAACTCTTACCCGTAGAACGTTTATGAAGTTCAGAAGCTAGTTTCATACGTTGTGCTTCTCCACCTGATAAGGTTGTCGCTGGTTGGCCTAATGTCACATAACCCAAGCCAACATCTTTTATGGTTTGAATTTTTCGTGCAATTTTTGGAATTGACGCAAAGAATTCTAAGGCATCACTTACTGTCATGTCCAATACTTCAGAAATATTTTTATCCTTGTAGCGAACTTCTAATGTCCCTGAATTATACCTTGTTCCATGACAAACCTCGCAAGGGACATAAACATCTGGTAGGAAATGCATTTCAATCTTGATAATACCATCTCCCGAACAAGCTTCACACCGTCCACCTTTAACATTAAATGAGAAACGTCCTTTTTTGTACCCTCTGATTTTAGCTTCATTCGTTTGTGCAAATAAATCACGAATATCATCAAAAACACCGGTGTAGGTAGCTGGATTAGAACGAGGTGTCCTTCCTATCGGACTTTGATCAATATCAATAAGGCGATCTAAATGTTCAATACCAGTAATAGATTTATATTTACCAGGTTTTTCTGAATTACGATTTAATTTTTGAGCGATGACCTTTTTCAAAATACTATTTACTAAGGTTGATTTACCAGACCCTGATACACCTGTCACAGCAATAAACTTACCAAGTGGAAACTTGACATCAACTGATTGAAGATTGTGTTCTGATGCTCCTTTTAGTTCAATAAAACGGCCATTTCCTTTTCGTCTTTCTTCTGGTACTGGGATAGCTTTCTTACCTGACAGATACTGTCCAGTAATTGATTTTTTTACTTTTGAAACTTGTTTGGGCGTTCCTGAGGCGATAATCTCGCCACCAAATGCACCGGCACCAGGTCCAACATCAATTAACCAATCAGCTTGCATCATTGTGTCCTCATCATGTTCAACCACGATTAAGGTGTTTCCTAAGTCACGCATCTTCTTAAGACTCTCAATTAAACGATCATTATCCCTTTGATGCAGTCCAATAGATGGTTCATCCAGTACATAAAGAACACCTGATAAGTTTGATCCAATTTGCGTTGCTAGTCTAATACGTTGGCTTTCACCACCAGACAATGTTCCAGCTGCGCGTGATAGAGTGAGGTAATTTAAGCCAACATTATTTAAGAATGTTAAGCGGTCTCCAATTTCTTTAACAATTGGTTTTGCAATCGTGTTTTCATTATCTGTCAGTTGTAATTGATTTAACCATTCCAAGTGATCAGCGATTGATAATTCAGAGAGTTGACCAATGTTTAGACCTTTTTCACCACCAATTTTTACAGAGAGTGCTTGTTCATTTAAGCGATACCCATGACATTCTGGACAAACCAATTCATTCATGTAACCACGCATCACGTTTCTAGTGAAATCACTATTTGTTTCATGATAACGACGATTAATATTTGTCAGAATACCTTCAAATGGAATGTCAATATCGCGTTCTCCACCAAAATCATTAATGTAGTGAAAATGAAATTCTTTTCCATCAGAACCATTTAAAATAAGGTCTTGGTCTTCTTCACTCAATTCTTCGTATGGCCTATCCATATCTATTCCAAAATGAAGCATGGCTTGCTCTAGCATTTGAGGATAATAATTTGATGAGATTGGATTCCAAGGTGCAATAGCCCCTTCTCTAAGTGTTTTTGACGGATCTGGTACAACTAAATCCTTATCCACTTCTAGATTCATCCCTAAACCATCACAAGTTGGACAAGACCCAAATGGTGCATTGAAAGAGAATAGTCTTGGTTCCAATTCTGGAACTGTAAAACCACAAACTGGACAAGCATAATGCTCAGAAAATAACAGTTCATTGCCATCCATGGTGTCAATAATCACATAACCATCACCAAGTCTTAATGCAGCTTCGATGGAATCAAAAAGACGACTTCTAATCCCATCTTTATTGACAAGTCGGTCAACAACGACTCCAATATTATGCATCTTGGTTTTAGAAAGTTCTGGAACTTCAGCGACATCAAAAATATCACCATCGACACGAACTCTGACATAGCCATCTTTTTGAATTTTTTCAAAAATCGTTTTGTGTTGTCCTTTTTTTCTTCTAACGATCGGGGCAAGAATTTGCATTCTTGTTCGTTCTGGAAGTTGTAGGACATTATCCACGATTTGCTCTACAGAAGATGCCGTAATCGGACCATGACCATGAATACAGTATGGTGTTCCTACACGCGCATAAAAGAGTCTGAGATAGTCATTAATCTCAGTAACCGTTCCAACTGTTGATCTAGGATTTTTACTAGTTGTTTTTTGGTCAATAGAGATGGCTGGACTTAAGCCATCTATC
This Streptococcus urinalis 2285-97 DNA region includes the following protein-coding sequences:
- a CDS encoding deoxycytidylate deaminase — encoded protein: MSKRLSWQDYFMANAELISKRSTCDRAFVGAVLVKNNRIIATGYNGGVSDTDNCNEAGHYMEEGHCIRTVHAEMNALIQCAKEGISTDGTEIYVTHFPCLNCTKALLQAGIKKITYKANYRPHPLAIELMDKKGVAYVQHDVPVITLGEK
- a CDS encoding M24 family metallopeptidase, which encodes MNSRVSRFEKKLSHSDLDAFLVTGQNNIYYLTGFWGTESTVFISQNRRIFMTDARYTLIAKEVVKDFEIIETRQALAEVIKIINNDHLNRIGFDSQVSYAFFEQLKQLDSTIHWLPQTNFVEELRVIKDKEEIETIKQACQISDKAFIDVLDFIKPGQTTELQVANFLDFRMREYGASGISFETISASGFRSAMPHGVASQKVIASGETLTLDFGCYYKHYVSDMTRTIHIGNVTDKEREIYQITLNANQALIEKTKAGLSFKNYDAIPRKVITDAGYGQYFTHGIGHGIGLDIHEEPYFNKPDNKLEANMVITDEPGIYLDNQFGVRIEDDLLVTEDGCEILTLAPKELIVIK
- a CDS encoding PTS sugar transporter subunit IIC produces the protein MDAQFSHVSPKAFFFRVLNGTALGIIIGLIPNAILATILQYFPGFTLGTNLITVVKIFQLATPLIIGAIISHQFKLDSLRSMTVAGAAFVGSGVITRNSQTYFDKAGKAATLLIGNGQGNITNTMLTATVAILMIKWVKKRFGSAELVLIPLVIGSLAGLIGLYTLPSVSFITLAIGDIINYFTTLQPFLMSMLITCMFAVLIITPVSTVSLGIAVGLFGLAAGASTMGVASTTLVLIVHSWKTNNSGVTLGIAMGSMKMMMPNLFKYPIILCPILTTAMVSSLSVPIFHITGTPASAGFGLVGMVGPLAGLKAGNSLVETLLAWLVIPTVSAIVSYVVFDKMVNLYQTHIAFKYQEAE
- the uvrA gene encoding excinuclease ABC subunit UvrA, whose amino-acid sequence is MQDKLTIRGARAHNLKNIDVEIPRDKLVVVTGLSGSGKSSLAFDTIYAEGQRRYVESLSAYARQFLGNVEKTDVDSIDGLSPAISIDQKTTSKNPRSTVGTVTEINDYLRLFYARVGTPYCIHGHGPITASSVEQIVDNVLQLPERTRMQILAPIVRRKKGQHKTIFEKIQKDGYVRVRVDGDIFDVAEVPELSKTKMHNIGVVVDRLVNKDGIRSRLFDSIEAALRLGDGYVIIDTMDGNELLFSEHYACPVCGFTVPELEPRLFSFNAPFGSCPTCDGLGMNLEVDKDLVVPDPSKTLREGAIAPWNPISSNYYPQMLEQAMLHFGIDMDRPYEELSEEDQDLILNGSDGKEFHFHYINDFGGERDIDIPFEGILTNINRRYHETNSDFTRNVMRGYMNELVCPECHGYRLNEQALSVKIGGEKGLNIGQLSELSIADHLEWLNQLQLTDNENTIAKPIVKEIGDRLTFLNNVGLNYLTLSRAAGTLSGGESQRIRLATQIGSNLSGVLYVLDEPSIGLHQRDNDRLIESLKKMRDLGNTLIVVEHDEDTMMQADWLIDVGPGAGAFGGEIIASGTPKQVSKVKKSITGQYLSGKKAIPVPEERRKGNGRFIELKGASEHNLQSVDVKFPLGKFIAVTGVSGSGKSTLVNSILKKVIAQKLNRNSEKPGKYKSITGIEHLDRLIDIDQSPIGRTPRSNPATYTGVFDDIRDLFAQTNEAKIRGYKKGRFSFNVKGGRCEACSGDGIIKIEMHFLPDVYVPCEVCHGTRYNSGTLEVRYKDKNISEVLDMTVSDALEFFASIPKIARKIQTIKDVGLGYVTLGQPATTLSGGEAQRMKLASELHKRSTGKSFYILDEPTTGLHTDDIARLLKVLERFVDDGNTVLVIEHNLDVIKSADHIIDLGPEGGVGGGTIIATGTPEEVAKNPDSFTGHYLKMKL